A genomic segment from Nitrosopumilus sp. K4 encodes:
- a CDS encoding 6-carboxytetrahydropterin synthase, whose protein sequence is MTSSPTVLDSDFRYIDKKGNLLRTRTELTVAQMLTFLEEDYEYNHKLSLKNGKEVVIDFKTKKGLIEVIDNEKDIKKYREIKDDMPDQKVMAIGHPKFSSQIKELEDIVFYDKTPQTGSIFLEDASFSFDYAHILPLVEKCSILHGHTSSVMVELVGQMKDNLLLDFGIAKKIIKEVVNVFDHKFFINRKYLKSEDESHYQISFEGPKGMFDLQVPKNTTYLLEGEATVENLSSEIIKLLAPKMPSNVEAVGVYIYEGYNKGSHIISNISR, encoded by the coding sequence ATGACTTCAAGTCCCACAGTCCTGGATTCAGATTTCAGATACATAGACAAAAAAGGAAACCTGTTGAGAACCAGGACAGAATTAACTGTAGCACAGATGCTAACATTTCTCGAGGAAGATTATGAATACAATCACAAATTATCATTAAAGAATGGAAAAGAAGTTGTAATTGATTTTAAGACCAAAAAGGGACTAATTGAGGTAATAGACAACGAAAAAGACATCAAAAAATACAGAGAAATCAAAGACGACATGCCTGATCAAAAGGTAATGGCAATAGGCCATCCAAAATTCTCATCTCAAATCAAGGAGCTAGAAGACATTGTATTTTATGACAAGACACCACAAACAGGTTCTATATTTTTAGAAGATGCATCATTCTCATTTGATTATGCACATATTCTGCCTTTGGTGGAAAAATGCTCAATCTTGCATGGTCATACATCATCAGTTATGGTTGAATTAGTAGGACAGATGAAAGACAATTTACTTTTGGATTTTGGAATTGCAAAAAAAATTATCAAAGAAGTCGTAAATGTATTTGATCACAAATTTTTCATCAACAGAAAATATCTAAAAAGTGAAGACGAATCACATTACCAAATTTCATTTGAGGGACCTAAAGGAATGTTTGATTTGCAAGTTCCAAAGAACACTACCTATCTTTTGGAAGGTGAAGCTACAGTTGAAAATCTATCAAGTGAGATAATCAAGCTGCTAGCCCCGAAAATGCCTTCAAATGTAGAAGCAGTTGGCGTTTACATTTATGAAGGATACAACAAGGGGTCTCACATCATCTCAAATATTTCAAGATAG
- a CDS encoding 4a-hydroxytetrahydrobiopterin dehydratase, giving the protein MMKLSSGELSAELENLQGWSIKDEKLHKEFQFADFNEAFGFMTKAAAECEKMNHHPEWFNVYNKLVIDLTTHDAGGITQNDINLAKILNSLV; this is encoded by the coding sequence ATGATGAAACTATCATCAGGTGAATTGTCAGCAGAGTTAGAGAATCTACAAGGATGGAGCATAAAAGATGAAAAACTGCACAAAGAATTTCAGTTTGCAGACTTTAATGAGGCATTTGGGTTCATGACAAAGGCAGCTGCTGAATGTGAGAAGATGAATCACCATCCAGAGTGGTTTAATGTATACAACAAACTAGTCATCGACCTTACAACTCACGATGCTGGAGGAATTACACAAAACGACATCAACCTTGCCAAGATTCTAAACTCGTTGGTTTGA
- a CDS encoding asparagine synthase C-terminal domain-containing protein, which yields MNETRKDLLEHIKDSIVNAVTEKKIAVAFSGGVDSTLVAKVCSDLGYDVTLVTIGFPESHDILFAKEVNQKLKFKHEILEIESNSFGQIATKINQKIKTENLSWNENSIAFYYVSKLAKSLSLDVVVTANGIDELFCGYNAYREAISGGESKVLEVMNAKLDNEIKMMKAVNSVTAEFGVVIVQPLLSEKFVEFAKTIPISEKIHDSEDLYRKHIIRKLASEVGVPEISYNKRKKALQYGSKIHKSLLKTR from the coding sequence ATGAATGAAACAAGAAAAGATCTACTAGAACACATCAAAGATAGTATTGTTAATGCTGTAACAGAAAAGAAAATTGCAGTAGCATTTTCTGGAGGTGTTGATAGTACTTTGGTTGCAAAAGTTTGCAGTGACTTGGGTTATGATGTTACGCTAGTTACTATTGGTTTTCCAGAATCTCATGATATTTTGTTTGCAAAAGAGGTAAACCAGAAATTAAAATTCAAGCACGAAATACTAGAAATAGAATCCAATTCTTTTGGACAAATTGCCACAAAGATTAATCAAAAAATAAAGACAGAAAATCTCTCGTGGAACGAAAACAGTATTGCGTTTTATTATGTATCAAAACTTGCAAAAAGTTTGAGTCTTGATGTTGTTGTGACTGCAAATGGCATTGATGAGTTGTTTTGTGGATATAACGCGTACAGAGAGGCAATATCAGGTGGAGAATCAAAAGTCCTTGAGGTGATGAATGCAAAGCTTGACAATGAAATCAAAATGATGAAGGCAGTAAATTCTGTCACTGCAGAATTTGGTGTAGTGATTGTTCAACCACTGCTTTCTGAAAAGTTTGTAGAGTTTGCAAAAACAATCCCGATATCAGAGAAGATTCATGACTCTGAAGATCTTTACAGAAAACACATTATTAGAAAACTTGCAAGTGAAGTAGGGGTACCTGAAATATCTTACAACAAAAGGAAAAAGGCGCTACAGTATGGTTCCAAAATTCACAAATCATTACTAAAGACTAGGTGA
- the purB gene encoding adenylosuccinate lyase — MAILPIDSGRYGTKEMMEIFSEQKKVDYQLEIEGAAAVSQSEIGLIPKNVGRKILKAAISGKITAKRIKELEAKSDHDTAALVESLSEKCPKEARPWIHYGLTSNDLVDTSNSMQMRDALAIIEPKVAKMAKILAKRAVKHSKIPAVGRTHGQHASIISFGLKFANWAAEMAKHVERIEEIKKRILICKTMGVVGTGSLMGAKSLEIQKRVAKRLKLYPAEVTTQVVPRERYAEYVFELALIGATLEKIAVEIRNLQRTEIAEVAEQFKKGQMGSSAVPVKRNPIKSERVSSFSKMLRSQIGITFENIPLWHERDLSNSANERFVIPTTSILVDEMLETMIKIVDNLMVNEKRIVENLYITKGQIFAEFVLEALIKKGVPRFVAYRDVQRVAFEAKDKEIQYIDAIKNDKAFSSKLTEKEIDAIFSPEKHLGASPAIIRNVNNTVQKTVKKFT; from the coding sequence TTGGCAATTTTACCCATAGACAGTGGTCGTTATGGCACTAAAGAAATGATGGAGATCTTCAGTGAACAAAAAAAAGTAGATTATCAGTTAGAAATTGAAGGGGCAGCAGCTGTTTCACAAAGTGAGATTGGATTAATCCCAAAAAACGTCGGAAGAAAAATTCTCAAAGCAGCAATTTCAGGAAAAATCACAGCAAAGAGAATTAAGGAATTAGAAGCAAAGAGTGATCATGACACTGCAGCACTTGTCGAATCATTAAGTGAGAAATGTCCAAAAGAAGCAAGACCTTGGATTCATTATGGGTTAACTAGCAATGATCTAGTAGATACGAGTAACTCTATGCAAATGAGAGACGCACTTGCAATAATTGAACCAAAAGTTGCAAAGATGGCAAAAATTCTTGCAAAAAGAGCTGTAAAACACTCAAAAATTCCAGCAGTTGGAAGGACCCACGGTCAGCATGCAAGCATCATATCATTTGGACTAAAGTTTGCAAACTGGGCAGCAGAAATGGCAAAACATGTTGAAAGAATTGAAGAAATCAAAAAAAGAATTTTAATTTGCAAGACAATGGGGGTTGTAGGAACTGGCTCTCTGATGGGGGCAAAATCCCTTGAAATTCAAAAAAGAGTTGCTAAAAGATTAAAGTTGTATCCAGCAGAAGTTACTACCCAGGTAGTACCCAGAGAAAGATATGCAGAATATGTATTTGAGTTAGCATTGATCGGAGCAACTCTAGAAAAAATCGCAGTGGAAATTCGTAACTTGCAGAGAACAGAGATTGCCGAAGTGGCAGAACAGTTCAAGAAAGGGCAAATGGGCAGCAGTGCTGTTCCAGTAAAGAGAAACCCAATCAAAAGCGAAAGAGTGTCATCATTTTCAAAGATGCTTCGAAGTCAGATTGGAATTACATTTGAAAACATACCATTATGGCATGAGCGAGACCTTTCAAATTCTGCAAACGAGAGGTTTGTTATCCCAACAACATCAATTTTAGTAGATGAGATGTTAGAGACGATGATTAAAATCGTAGATAACTTGATGGTCAATGAGAAGAGAATAGTTGAGAATCTCTACATAACAAAGGGTCAGATTTTTGCAGAATTTGTCTTGGAGGCATTAATCAAAAAAGGAGTTCCAAGATTTGTTGCGTACAGAGACGTTCAAAGAGTCGCATTTGAGGCAAAAGACAAAGAAATTCAATACATCGATGCAATAAAAAATGATAAAGCATTTTCTTCCAAGCTTACAGAAAAAGAAATCGATGCAATATTTTCACCAGAAAAACACCTAGGTGCATCACCTGCAATAATTAGAAACGTAAACAATACAGTTCAAAAGACAGTAAAAAAATTCACCTAG
- a CDS encoding alcohol dehydrogenase catalytic domain-containing protein, whose translation MKATVFDGKNITYLEDFPEPKPSEALVRINLAGICGTDLEILDGYMSYHGILGHEFVGTVEKSTNKDLIGKRVVGEINVGCGKCSSCKTGMERHCPNRTVLGILNRNGAFAEYLSLPEKNLHVIPDSVTDEQAVFVEPLAAAFEITEQIDLKPDWHVAIVGDGRLAHLIASVLKLYCSDITCFGRHENKLSSLKKLGLQTKIGIKDDDHNVFDLVVEATGNNSGFIDTMKLVKPRGTVILKSTIASKENLDLTPTVVNEITLVGSRCGKFRPAIDALASHKISVDDLIDTTYPLEKFEEAIEYAKKPNTLKVFLKP comes from the coding sequence GTGAAAGCTACAGTCTTTGATGGCAAAAACATAACCTATCTTGAGGACTTTCCAGAACCTAAACCTAGTGAAGCATTAGTTCGAATAAACCTCGCTGGAATATGCGGGACTGATCTGGAAATTTTAGACGGATACATGAGTTATCATGGAATCCTTGGGCATGAATTTGTAGGAACTGTAGAAAAATCGACAAACAAAGATTTGATTGGAAAAAGAGTTGTAGGTGAAATCAATGTCGGTTGTGGAAAGTGTTCTTCTTGCAAGACTGGAATGGAAAGACACTGCCCAAACAGAACTGTACTTGGAATACTAAACAGAAATGGCGCTTTTGCAGAATATCTTTCATTGCCTGAAAAAAACCTGCACGTAATTCCTGATTCTGTTACTGATGAACAAGCAGTGTTTGTAGAACCACTAGCTGCTGCATTTGAGATTACTGAACAAATTGATCTAAAGCCTGATTGGCATGTTGCAATTGTTGGTGATGGAAGACTGGCACATCTTATTGCAAGTGTTTTGAAACTGTATTGCTCAGACATTACGTGTTTTGGAAGACATGAAAACAAGTTATCTTCATTGAAAAAACTAGGATTACAAACAAAGATTGGAATCAAAGACGATGATCATAATGTTTTTGATCTTGTAGTAGAGGCAACAGGAAACAATTCTGGATTTATAGATACTATGAAATTGGTAAAGCCAAGAGGAACTGTAATTTTAAAATCAACTATAGCATCTAAAGAAAACTTGGATTTGACTCCTACGGTAGTCAATGAAATTACTTTGGTTGGTTCAAGATGTGGGAAATTCAGACCTGCCATTGATGCGCTTGCTTCTCATAAAATTTCTGTAGATGATCTGATTGATACTACCTATCCCTTAGAAAAATTCGAAGAAGCAATAGAATATGCAAAAAAACCAAACACATTGAAGGTTTTTCTCAAACCCTAG
- a CDS encoding RtcB family protein, producing MSSITPKKIAENQYLIEADSNLGMKVPVKIYANESLLQKMLTDRTIMQARNVASIPGIVSHGVVLPDGHEGYGFPVGGVAAMDAEEGMISPGGVGYDINCGVRLLRSNLNEDTVRSKLKDIVTDLFSSIPSGVGSKGAVKLSHSQLDEVLVNGVNWAIDNGYGSSNDADVCEENGQIANADPNKVSDKARKRGAPQLGSLGSGNHFLEIQKVAEIHDEEAAKRMGITEGTITVLIHCGSRGFGHQVCSDYLRVSEQALEKYDIHLADRELACVPNNSDEGDAYRKAMFAALNFAWSNRQMITHWTRKSFERVFGQSESDLDMKLVYDVAHNIAKVEKHKVDGKERNLVVHRKGATRAFPANRDEVPTKYRDIGQPVLIPGSMGTASWILLGQPNSMELSFGSTAHGAGRTMSRSKARKNYSESDVKKSLNDKGIFIKALTRDGVVEETPQAYKDVDAVVNVSHNLGIATKVAKLVPIGVIKG from the coding sequence ATGTCATCAATAACTCCAAAAAAAATTGCTGAAAATCAGTACCTAATTGAGGCTGACTCTAATCTTGGAATGAAGGTTCCTGTCAAAATCTATGCAAATGAGAGTCTGTTGCAAAAAATGCTTACTGATAGGACCATAATGCAGGCTCGAAACGTTGCATCAATTCCTGGTATTGTGAGCCATGGTGTGGTTTTGCCTGATGGTCATGAAGGATATGGTTTTCCAGTTGGCGGCGTTGCAGCAATGGATGCTGAAGAGGGCATGATTAGTCCTGGAGGAGTTGGATATGACATCAATTGTGGTGTAAGGCTACTTCGAAGCAATCTTAACGAAGATACTGTTCGCTCAAAACTAAAAGATATTGTAACTGATTTGTTTAGTTCTATTCCTTCCGGAGTTGGCTCCAAAGGCGCAGTAAAATTATCTCACTCTCAATTAGATGAAGTCTTGGTCAATGGCGTTAACTGGGCAATTGATAATGGATATGGTTCATCAAATGATGCAGATGTCTGTGAAGAAAACGGACAAATTGCAAATGCAGATCCTAACAAAGTTTCAGATAAGGCAAGAAAGCGAGGTGCCCCTCAACTTGGAAGTCTTGGATCTGGAAATCACTTTCTTGAAATTCAAAAGGTTGCAGAGATTCATGATGAAGAAGCTGCAAAAAGAATGGGAATAACTGAAGGAACAATTACAGTTTTGATTCATTGCGGTTCAAGAGGATTTGGCCACCAAGTCTGTAGTGACTACCTTAGAGTTTCAGAACAGGCCTTGGAAAAATATGATATTCATTTAGCAGATAGAGAACTGGCATGTGTTCCAAACAATTCTGATGAAGGTGATGCTTACAGAAAAGCAATGTTTGCTGCATTAAACTTTGCATGGAGTAACCGACAGATGATTACCCATTGGACAAGAAAATCATTTGAGAGAGTATTTGGCCAAAGTGAATCTGATCTTGATATGAAACTAGTTTATGATGTTGCACACAATATTGCCAAAGTTGAAAAACACAAAGTCGATGGAAAAGAACGAAATCTTGTGGTTCATAGAAAAGGTGCCACACGAGCATTTCCCGCAAACCGCGATGAGGTACCGACAAAATATCGTGACATTGGTCAACCCGTACTTATTCCAGGATCTATGGGAACTGCAAGCTGGATTCTACTTGGACAGCCAAATTCAATGGAACTTAGTTTTGGCTCTACTGCACATGGAGCAGGAAGGACCATGTCAAGATCCAAAGCAAGAAAGAATTACTCAGAAAGTGATGTCAAAAAGTCACTAAATGACAAGGGTATTTTCATCAAAGCATTAACTCGTGACGGTGTGGTAGAAGAGACTCCTCAGGCATACAAAGATGTAGATGCTGTAGTCAATGTATCACATAATTTAGGAATAGCCACAAAAGTAGCAAAATTAGTGCCTATAGGTGTGATAAAGGGTTGA
- a CDS encoding DNA-binding protein, with protein MQKNISFKQNTEKQPEQKPKETKTPREILVPKLGYRGLEVLQNAESQFPNETKIIVEKLAELIKSGEIDETLDGGKLLLLFRSVGLNIRMETKINIEQDGKFVSLSDKLSKQSLDDGEG; from the coding sequence ATGCAAAAAAACATCTCATTTAAACAAAATACAGAAAAACAACCAGAACAAAAACCAAAAGAGACTAAAACTCCAAGAGAAATTCTAGTACCTAAACTTGGATATCGTGGTCTTGAGGTCTTACAAAACGCAGAATCTCAATTCCCAAACGAAACAAAAATTATTGTTGAAAAACTAGCTGAATTAATCAAAAGCGGAGAAATTGATGAAACACTTGATGGTGGAAAATTATTGCTATTGTTTAGATCAGTTGGACTAAACATTCGCATGGAAACAAAAATCAACATTGAACAAGACGGAAAATTTGTTTCACTGTCTGACAAACTAAGTAAACAATCCCTTGATGATGGTGAAGGTTAA
- a CDS encoding 30S ribosomal protein S11 yields MSETEAKIEEVETPVEETEPEKEVQDTQQSQPEAKKEGPEKWGIAHIYSSYNNTIIHMTDLTGGETVAISSGGIHVNADRYESSPFAAMKAANAVVESARTKGFTGFHIRVRAVGGVGSRVPGPGAQAAIRALARGGFKIGRIDDVTPIPHDTTRKKGGKRGRRV; encoded by the coding sequence TTGTCAGAAACTGAAGCCAAGATTGAAGAGGTAGAGACTCCAGTAGAGGAGACTGAGCCTGAAAAAGAGGTTCAAGATACTCAACAATCACAGCCAGAAGCAAAAAAAGAAGGGCCTGAAAAATGGGGAATTGCCCACATTTACAGCAGTTATAACAATACAATTATCCACATGACTGATCTTACAGGCGGAGAGACAGTTGCAATCAGTTCTGGCGGAATTCATGTCAACGCTGACAGATACGAGTCATCGCCATTTGCTGCAATGAAAGCTGCAAATGCAGTTGTTGAATCTGCAAGAACAAAAGGATTCACAGGTTTTCATATCAGAGTAAGAGCAGTTGGCGGAGTTGGTTCTAGAGTTCCAGGTCCAGGTGCACAAGCTGCAATTAGAGCTTTGGCAAGAGGCGGATTTAAAATCGGAAGAATCGATGATGTTACTCCAATCCCTCATGACACCACTAGAAAGAAAGGTGGAAAGAGAGGAAGAAGAGTCTAG
- the thiL gene encoding thiamine-phosphate kinase — MKGLDESDIIKIIQNGIGNKNFVSEDVEQFNIGKRNIIVKVDTLVQSTDIPPKMTLAEAARKSIVACISDFAAKGVKPQFGIISLNLPKTISHSKIVEISRGIKRASDEFQIKILGGDTNEGQEIVFHVCVFGESDRIVPRKGAKSGDIVFATGLFGLTGVGLKSLIYKKKGRKEFVQKCQKAVLKPKPRLEFGLKGRKYFSAAMDSSDGLSTTLNEMAKQSKQKFVIDKIPTPKSVYEFAEQNKIDSMDLIFNTGEEYEFVFTAPKKYRDHIHKLASKLKTPVVQIGYVTKGKGVYLKGDKLVQIKDSGWRHFKK; from the coding sequence ATGAAAGGGTTAGATGAATCAGACATTATCAAAATCATTCAGAATGGAATTGGAAACAAAAATTTTGTTTCTGAAGACGTAGAGCAATTCAACATAGGTAAAAGAAACATCATCGTTAAAGTAGACACACTAGTTCAAAGTACAGACATTCCCCCAAAAATGACATTGGCAGAGGCCGCAAGAAAAAGCATTGTAGCATGCATTAGTGACTTTGCAGCAAAGGGAGTAAAGCCACAATTTGGAATAATATCTCTAAACCTTCCAAAGACAATTTCACACTCAAAAATCGTTGAGATTTCAAGGGGAATCAAAAGAGCATCTGATGAATTTCAGATCAAAATCCTAGGAGGAGACACCAATGAGGGACAAGAGATTGTTTTTCATGTTTGTGTTTTTGGTGAATCTGACAGAATTGTTCCAAGAAAAGGTGCAAAATCAGGAGATATCGTGTTTGCAACAGGCCTATTTGGGTTAACAGGAGTAGGATTGAAATCTCTCATTTACAAGAAAAAAGGCAGAAAGGAGTTTGTCCAAAAATGTCAAAAAGCAGTTCTAAAGCCAAAGCCAAGACTGGAGTTTGGTCTAAAAGGCAGAAAATATTTTTCAGCTGCAATGGATTCGAGTGACGGTCTTTCAACTACGCTAAATGAAATGGCAAAGCAGAGCAAGCAAAAGTTTGTCATAGATAAAATCCCAACACCAAAAAGCGTTTATGAGTTTGCAGAACAAAACAAAATTGATTCAATGGATTTGATTTTCAATACAGGTGAGGAATACGAGTTTGTTTTTACAGCGCCAAAAAAATACAGAGACCATATTCATAAACTGGCATCCAAACTAAAAACCCCAGTTGTGCAAATTGGATATGTCACTAAAGGAAAAGGTGTGTATCTTAAAGGAGACAAGTTAGTCCAGATAAAAGATTCTGGGTGGCGTCATTTCAAAAAATAA
- a CDS encoding phosphomannomutase, producing MKKTISGIRGIFGEDFTLKETLQFCNNFSSLIQSQKCVIGKDTRPSGQMVKETASAALLKNGIDVFDLGTAPTPVVFRESRKYGAGVIVTSSHNPLEWNGLKFIIDGRGINEEELPKILENQKISKTKIGSEEKISSSYIEDAKKLIGSIQNNPEIVIDIGGGATRDYAPKLLSETGCNIHVINGELSNCTRGPDPTADSLSDLVTASSSKDIGFAFDLDGDRLVVVKDGKKQTPDVTLGLGVAKALDLGYKNFVLSIDTSVSIEKFIKERGGSVQRSKVGEANVIDLMLKSNAQAGGEGSSAGFILPEFNYCREGILTSGLIASMLRDSNYQEILNFMQSYHQTREKTNVDSQFHDKVIENIAKEMSKNYSEVITLDGIKGIIDEDSWVLIRKSNTEDIIRVSAESNNKEKSMKITQDNLKLVRECYERVR from the coding sequence ATGAAAAAAACAATTTCCGGAATTCGTGGTATATTTGGAGAAGATTTCACTCTAAAAGAGACATTACAGTTTTGCAACAACTTTTCATCACTCATACAGTCTCAAAAATGCGTCATTGGTAAAGACACAAGGCCATCAGGACAAATGGTAAAGGAAACTGCATCAGCTGCGCTGCTAAAAAATGGAATTGATGTATTTGATTTGGGAACTGCGCCGACACCTGTTGTGTTTAGGGAGTCAAGAAAGTACGGTGCAGGAGTAATTGTAACATCATCGCACAACCCTCTAGAATGGAATGGATTAAAGTTCATTATTGATGGAAGAGGCATCAATGAAGAAGAACTGCCAAAGATTTTAGAAAATCAAAAAATATCAAAAACAAAAATTGGTTCTGAAGAAAAAATCTCATCATCATATATCGAGGATGCAAAAAAACTGATAGGAAGTATCCAAAACAACCCAGAAATAGTCATAGACATAGGCGGAGGAGCAACAAGAGACTATGCACCCAAACTACTATCAGAGACAGGCTGCAACATTCATGTGATAAACGGTGAACTATCAAACTGTACCAGAGGACCTGATCCCACAGCAGATAGTTTATCTGATCTTGTCACGGCATCTTCATCAAAAGATATTGGTTTTGCATTTGATCTAGACGGAGATCGTCTAGTTGTTGTAAAAGATGGAAAAAAACAGACACCGGATGTGACTTTGGGCCTCGGAGTGGCAAAGGCACTAGATCTTGGTTACAAAAATTTTGTGCTAAGTATTGATACAAGTGTTTCAATTGAAAAGTTCATCAAAGAGAGAGGCGGAAGTGTTCAAAGATCCAAAGTTGGAGAAGCTAATGTAATTGATTTAATGTTAAAATCAAATGCACAAGCTGGGGGAGAAGGAAGCAGTGCAGGTTTTATTTTGCCAGAATTTAATTATTGTAGAGAAGGAATTCTAACTAGCGGTCTCATAGCATCAATGCTAAGAGATTCAAACTATCAAGAAATTCTAAACTTTATGCAAAGTTATCATCAGACAAGAGAAAAAACAAACGTTGATTCTCAATTTCATGATAAAGTGATCGAAAACATTGCAAAAGAAATGTCCAAAAATTATTCAGAAGTAATCACCCTAGATGGAATTAAAGGGATTATAGATGAAGATAGTTGGGTGTTAATTAGAAAATCAAACACTGAAGACATCATTAGAGTTTCTGCTGAATCAAACAACAAAGAAAAGAGCATGAAAATTACTCAAGACAATCTGAAATTAGTAAGAGAGTGCTATGAAAGGGTTAGATGA
- a CDS encoding winged helix-turn-helix domain-containing protein, which produces MVSYRTSMQIVADLLTATEESGQQGIKTTSLLTKANLSHSRLSKFLENLTGSGLINRIEFDGRNTFVITEKGRQYLESYSKFSSIAESFGLEL; this is translated from the coding sequence ATGGTTTCCTATCGAACTAGCATGCAAATAGTTGCAGATCTTTTGACTGCTACTGAAGAGTCAGGCCAGCAGGGAATTAAAACGACATCTTTGCTTACAAAGGCAAACTTATCACATTCAAGATTATCAAAATTCCTTGAGAACTTGACAGGTTCTGGACTGATCAACAGAATAGAATTTGATGGAAGAAATACATTTGTCATTACTGAAAAAGGAAGACAGTATTTGGAGTCTTATTCAAAGTTCTCCAGCATTGCAGAATCTTTCGGTCTGGAACTCTAG